In a genomic window of Cynocephalus volans isolate mCynVol1 chromosome 1, mCynVol1.pri, whole genome shotgun sequence:
- the HRH3 gene encoding histamine H3 receptor, translating into MERAPPDGPLNASGALAGEATAGGARGFSAAWTAVLAALMALLIVATVLGNALVMLAFVADSSLRTQNNFFLLNLAISDFLVGAFCIPLYVPYVLTGRWTFGRGLCKLWLVVDYLLCTSSVFNIVLISYDRFLSVTRAVSYRAQQGDTWRAVRKMVLVWVLAFLLYGPAILSWEHLSGGSSIPEGHCYAEFFYNWYFLITASTLEFFTPFLSVTFFNLSIYLNIQRRTRLRLDRAREAADPEPLPEAPRPPPLPPAGCWSCWPRARGEALPLHRYGVGQVAPGADAREAALAGGRGRDAPASPTSSSGSSSRGAEGPRSLQRGSKPSASSASLEKRMNMVSQSFTQRFRLSRDKKVAKSLAVIVSIFGLCWAPYTLLMIIRAACHGHCIPDYWYETSFWLLWANSAVNPVLYPLCHYSFRRAFTKLLCPQKLKIQPHNSLEQCWK; encoded by the exons ATGGAGCGCGCACCGCCCGACGGGCCGCTGAACGCGTCGGGGGCGCTGGCGGGCGAGGCGACGGCAGGCGGGGCGCGCGGCTTCTCTGCCGCCTGGACCGCGGTGCTGGCCGCGCTCATGGCGCTGCTCATCGTGGCCACGGTGCTGGGCAACGCGCTGGTCATGCTCGCCTTCGTGGCCGACTCGAGCCTCCGCACCCAGAACAACTTCTTTCTGCTCAATCTCGCCATCTCCGACTTCCTCGTGG GTGCCTTCTGCATCCCTCTGTATGTGCCCTATGTGCTGACCGGCCGCTGGACCTTTGGCCGGGGCCTCTGCAAGCTGTGGCTGGTAGTCGACTACCTACTGTGCACCTCGTCCGTGTTCAACATCGTGCTCATCAGCTACGACCGCTTCCTGTCGGTCACCCGAGCT GTGTCGTACCGGGCGCAGCAGGGTGACACGTGGCGGGCGGTGCGGAAGATGGTGCTGGTGTGGGTGCTGGCCTTCCTGCTGTACGGGCCGGCCATCCTCAGCTGGGAGCACCTGTCAGGTGGCAGCTCCATCCCCGAGGGCCACTGCTATGCCGAGTTCTTCTACAACTGGTACTTCCTCATCACGGCCTCCACGCTCGAGTTCTTCACACCCTTCCTCAGTGTCACCTTCTTCAACCTCAGCATCTACCTGAACATCCAGAGGCGCACGCGCCTGCGGCTGGACAGGGCCCGCGAGGCCGCTGACCCGGAGCCCCTGCCCGAGGCCCCGCGCCCACCGCCCCTGCCACCCGCCGGATGCTGGAGCTGCTGGCCGAGGGCGCGCGGGGAAGCCCTGCCACTGCACAGGTACGGGGTGGGCCAGGTGGCCCCGGGTGCTGATGCCAGGGAGGCGGCCCTCGCGGGTGGCAGGGGCAGAGATGCCCCGGCCTCGCCCACCTCCAGCTCTGGCAGCTCCTCAAGGGGCGCCGAGGGGCCACGCTCGCTCCAGCGGGGCTCCAAGCCGTCAGCGTCCTCAGCGTCCCTGGAGAAGCGCATGAATATGGTGTCCCAGAGCTTCACCCAGCGCTTCCGGTTGTCGCGGGACAAGAAGGTGGCCAAGTCCCTGGCCGTCATTGTGAGCATCTTTGGGCTCTGCTGGGCCCCCTACACACTCCTGATGATCATACGGGCCGCCTGCCACGGGCACTGCATCCCTGACTACTGGTATGAGACGTCCTTCTGGCTTCTTTGGGCCAACTCAGCCGTCAACCCTGTCCTCTACCCACTGTGCCACTACAGCTTCCGCCGAGCCTTCACCAAGCTGCTCTGCCCCCAGAAGCTCAAGATCCAGCCCCATAACTCCCTGGAGCAGTGCTGGAAGTGA